TCAGGAGGATGAGCTgcaggatcaaatcaaattgtatttgtcacatgcaccaaatacaacaggtagacagaccttagagtgaaatgcttacttacaagcccttaaccaacaaacaattaaacatcccaaggagcactgtgcaagcgataatattgaaatggaaggagtatcagaccactgcaaatctaccaagacatggccgtccctctaaactttcagctcatacaaggagaagactgatcagagatgcagccaagaggcccatgatcactctggatgaactgcagagatctacagctgaggtgggagactctgtccataggacaacaatcagtcgtatattgcacaaatctggcctttatggaagagtggcaagaagaaagcaatttcttaaagatatccataaaaagtgtcgtttaaagtttgccacaagccacctgggagacacaccaaacgtggaagaaggtgctctggtcagatgaaaccaaaattgaactttttggcaacaatgcaaaacgttatgtttggcgtaaaagcaacacagctgaacacaccatccccactgtcaaacgtggtggcagcatcatggtttgggcctgcttttcttcagcagggacagggaagatggttaaaattgatgggaagatggatggagcaaaatacaggaccattctggaagaacctgatggagtctgcaaaagacctgagactgggacggagatttgtcttccaacaagacaatgatacaaaacataaagcaaaatctacaatggaatggttcaaaaataaacatatccaggtgttagaatggcaaagtcaaagtccagacctgaatccaatcgagaatctgtggaaagaactgaaaactgctgttcacaaatgctctccatccaacctcactgagctcgagctgttttgcaaggaggaatgggaaaaaaattcagtctctcgatgtgcaaaactgatagagacataccccaagcgacttacagctgtaatcgcagcaaaaggtggcgctacaaagtattaacttaagggggctgaataattttgcacgcccaatttttcagcttttgatttgttaaaaaagtttgaaatatccaataaatgtcgttccacttcatgattgtgtcccacttgttgttgattcttcacaaaaaaatacagttttatatctttatgtttgaagcctgaaatgtggcaaaaggtcgcaaagttcaagggggccgaatactttcgcaaggcactgtagtcttaaagtgactatggatagCCATTTGTCTATatgttcatgagtcttatggcttgggggtagaagctgttacaAAGCCTTTTGGgtttagacttggcgctctggtactgcttgccgtgcggtagcagagagaacattctatgactagggtgactggagacctcctggtgtagaggtcctggatggctggaagcttgaccccagtgatatactgggccgtacgcactaccctctgtagtgccttgcggttggaggccgagcagttgccataccaggcagtgatgcaaccagtcaggatgctctcgatggtgcagctgtagaactttttgaggatctgaggacccatgccaaatattttcagtctcctgaggggggaaaagtCTTTGTTGTGCCCttgtcacgactgtcttggtgtgcttggaacatgatagtttgttggtaatgtggacattaaggaacttgaagctctcaacctgctccactacattgAGTAGCATTCTCAcgttggtgttccttttgtcctggtgggaaagggcagcgtggagtacaatagcgattgcatcatctgtggatctgttgaggcggtatgcaaattggagtgggtctagggtttctgggataatggtgttgatgtgagccatgaccagggtcagtagtcatttaggcaggttaccttagtgttctttggcAAATGGGGCTTTCTGGTTTCATGCCATGGTTCTGTGAAGCTGCAGATGGAGGTGTCCTCAGGATAGAGAGCGCGAGGGAATCAGATTGGGGGAGACCGATGGTGTCTTCTGGGCAGAGAGTGAGGTTAAGGAGGCGAGTGAGTAACGGAGAATGTCATCATTAGGAAAGTTAGATAGGAGCAGCTTGATTTTTTTACTGGAATGTCAGAACCTGTTAGAATATAATGTCACAGTGCAATTCACTACTGgtacattaaagggatagttcacccaaattacatattggtttccttactctGTAAGCGGTCTAtagacaaggtatgacagcagtcCATGCTTTGATTTAGTTTCTGTTTCAACATTTTCCAAGTCATGGGACTGATATTAGCGTTTTTCGTGCTTCATGTTTAAAGCATCAACAAGTGACTTGAGCTTTACAATCAATGTTAGGTACTTTCAGATAATTTGGATATGACGCGTGGAAAAAAAGCtatcggtcccatgacttgaGTGGGATTTGTGCCTCACATGCCACAATGTTAGCATGTGGAAACCGTGCCAGGCAAAGTAAACCAAAGCGCGGATTGTTATACCGTCTCCATCGACTGCTTACAGGGCATAATTTAGTAATTtcggtgaactatccctttaagaccCATATTAAACTCTTTTTGATTTTGACACCCATCTTCTGTGGACACCGTTATTCTGCAGCTATCAACCTTCATTAAAATGTTTGTccagatctgtttttggggaCGATGGGAGTTAATACTAAATGtttgcgtctctgtgtgtgtgttcatcgtTCTTTgaagcagtgtttcccctataatCATTTAGCAGCGGTGCCGCCACtgaaaaaatacatatttcttCCAAGATAAGCTTTTAAGATCAGAGTGGCAAGTCACAACAAGTTGCATATCTTCCTCAGATTTTCATCAGCTTGTCCGAGAACCTCCACGGTAATTTGTAATCCTGGAAGTGTAGCCAAcccatagagagggagaggattctAGTGCCCAAGGGTTATAGATGTATGTAATAATTGTTAGCTAAGAGTTACGTTACGCTAGTTAAATTACCTTTTGGGTTAATATAGAATGGTCTGGTGATGTCATTGAGATTAAGAGAGAAAATTAAACTGTCCTTGATTTTCAGATGAATTTTAAAGGAAGATAACATGTATTTTGGAGTAGGATGTTCAACAACAAAAATGCTCATTTTGAGTGAGTCTTAAGTTAATAAAGCAGCTGACTAAATGAGAGGCCTAGTCCATGGACATTTTGCTAGAAGTTCTCTATTGAAACGCATCTGTTGCCTGCCAAATATTTCCTATATCGCTTTTCATATTCTTATAATGCAATGAACTGGATTACACTTTTTTTCCACTTTCAATCTTTGTATCGCCGCTTTGAAGGGGTATTTGCTAAAAATTAAAACACAAtcgttttctctctccctcctctgtctgctCCAGGCGAGGCTAAGATGGTGGACCGGCTGGCGAACAGCGAGGCCAACTCCAAGCGGATCCAGGTAGTCGAGGGCTGCTTCGGCGCGGCGGGCCAGCCACTGGTCATACCGGGCCGCGTACTCATTGGTGAAGGTGTGCTCACCAAGCTGTGTCGCAAGAAGCCCAAGGCGCGCCAGTTCTTCCTGTTCAACGACATCCTGGTGTACGGCAACATTGTCATCCAGAAGAAGAAGTACAACAAGCAGCACATCATCCCGCTGGAGAGCGTCACCATTGACACGGTGGCTGACGAGGGCGACCTGCGGAACGGCTGGCTCATCAAGACACCCACCAAGTCCTTCGCTGTCTACGCCGCCACTGCTACTGAGAAGTCAGAGTGGATGAGCCACATCGGCAAGTGCGTGGGCGACCTGTTGGAGAAGAGCGGCAAGGCACCGACTGGCGAGCACGCCGCCGTCTGGATACCAGACTCAGAGGCCACCCTCTGCATGCGCTGCCAGAAGATCAAGTTCACGCCCCTCAGCCGCCGCCACCACTGCCGCAAGTGCGGTTATGTGGTTTGTGGCCCGTGCTCTGACAAGAAGTTCCTGCTGCCCAGCCAGTCATCCAAGccggtgcgtgtgtgtgagttctGTTACCTGCAGCTGGCCTCCGCAGGAGGGGGGATGGGCTTAGGCCCACGCTCAGACTCCTACAGCCGGTCAGGGTCAAAGTTCAACAACGTGTCGGACGACGAAGATGAGGAGGACAGCAGTGACTGAGGAAGGCCTTCCTGACAGCCTTCCATCTTTCCCCTTTTAGTAATCAATTAGCAATATTCCACTAATAAttactacttttttttttttatccctccACAGCTTAAAAATAGCATAGGAAGATGAATTAATTGGACAGCAGTGTTTTGAAGAAACATTCTCTTTTTTCTTCTTgctgaaataaatgttttttaacGATAATATTGTGAAATGCCTGATGGGAATTGTAGTAAGTTCGGTAAAAATATCCCTCACACTATTAGTAGTATGGCTGCTTCCTGTATGGCATGCTCTATAGTCCATCCTCTTTGTTCTCCATTAAACAGTGGACCTCACTACAGGAGCGAATGATGCTAGGAGTAATGTAGCACCTCTCATTGTCCTCTCTGCTAATGTCATCCTCGCTTCTATTACATTCTTGATTTAATTTCCCcttataaaaatgtttttattttaaaaatttTTACCAATGAACCTTAAGAGGTGTGTTTACATGCCTCAATGCTGATATTTCTGCGGGGAGAAGTGATTAGCATTCAGTCACACTTTACATAGTCTTACCTACCCCTTTAAATATTTCAGGTAAAATACCTGTAGGTGCTTTTTTTTCCTATGTTTTTAAACTGCTAACCCCTCCTTAACTAACCTCTCAAATGATTACAGTATCAAAGCCAGAAACGTGAACAGTCTGATCTGTTGATTTGTTTTTTGTAGTTAGTTGCTTATGACAAATCGGCTAAAGCTTTATAATTGTATGGTGAAGCTCCTCTAGGTGTGTATGTCTTAGCATAGAGTGGTGGCCAACTTTCAGTTTTGAAGTTGAAGAGTTTTTCTCCACAGCTTAACTTGTAAAAGCATGTATTTGAAATGCACATAGTCAATCATCCCAAAAATGTACCTCACACAGACCTTAATTTTCACACAGTGCCTTTTGAGAAAGTGAGTTGTCTGGGCAGGACTGTTTTAATGAGATATTGCATCAGACCCTAGTACTGTAACTTCTGGTTTGAGGCTGTGTTCTGTCGGTATAACCCTAAGCTGAATAATGGCTGTAGGGAGAAGTGTGTGTGATCATTGTGTGTGTAGATGCACTAGAAAGCTTTACTTCTGATATTTTTTACTAAATCAGAGAAGAAAACATGCACCTAAAAATACAGTCATGCTTTATAAGGTACTGTCCAGTGTTAGAGATGGGTTTTGGTTCATCTAGAGTAGTTTCTGGCTGGAGTTTCCACTGAGTGCCTTTAGAGTGCTGTGAGAGCAGAAACTTGACCTGTGATCAGGAAATCAGCCCATTGTCTTACTGTGGTCTCCTCAGTATGTGACTGCTTCCTAACCTGCCCTCAAAGTTCCAGGGTATCCTGAACTGTCAGAAAATAAAGCTGAACTGAACTTGCCTGACCACAGAGAACGGGATATCATTGCATAACGTACAGGAAGTGTCTACCATCGACTTCTCTCAGAGGAACCGAGACCATCCCtgccccctcctgtctctcttccaACTGAGCTTCCCTATAAGGTATGGCCAGTCTGTGTCAGCTGACGCTGACATGTGAAAGGCTTGTTGGAGGACCAACAATGACCTACCCGCAACCACCATCACTTTTTCACGCTGTGAAGTGAACGTAAAATGCACTAACCATTTCAGTTTTTACACTCTGGGCCAGAACGTTCTAATTCACTTTGTCTAGGCATAGTTTATCTTCCTGTGTTTCCATGGGAATCCTTTCTCTCCTTTTAAAGCAACTTGTTTTTACACTTAAGCAGTCAGGCTCTCAGGTGGCATAGACTTGGAACTAATTTGCAGTCTTTCAGAGTAAAATGGAACGTTTAtcctgagaagtgtgtgtgtttcagagtgaCAGAACTGGTTAAAGGGATAATTTCTTTCCTTTCATTTTTTAGCTTCTCTAAGAAGTAACTGTAGAACCCTATAAAAGTCAATCTCTTTGGCAAGCAATAAGACGTCATACAGTACTTCGATGTAAATCTCCTACCCCGTTGTCTCTGATTATCAGGTTGTATTGTTGAAGAAGCAGATGCTCAAAATACTACATCACTCACTCTATTGAAGGTTTATCATTATACTCACTTAAGCAAGTTTTGCTGTTGATCCTACTTATAGATATTGGGCACATCTATATTAATGTAAATCCTACCATAATCTGTAGTTTCCTTAATCAACACGTTTTGTTTTTCTTTCACCTCACTTAATGAATATTTTGAAATTACTGTTTTAATCCTGTTGATTTTGTATATTTGTATAGTGTTTGGGATTTGTTTTGTACAGTATACTATGTAGTTATACAAATGCCGCTGTTTCAGGTCTCTTGTGCTCGTCTCGTCTTCATGTATGGACCGGATTAAACACCAGCACTTTACTCTCTTTTTCTGGAGAGAGGTCGTAAACAAGAGCTACCGTGCCCCTGTGACCGTAGACTGACAGGACTGGATTTCCTGTATGATATCACCTCAGGAGAGTGAGCTAGGGGGACCTACACAACCTGAGATTTAACATTGTACACCCATTAAGCAAAAAATTATGTCTGAACACAGAACTGAGGGAACAATGTGAGATTTCTGAAAGAGAGCATACCATACTGTTTTGAGTTTGTTTTCTTTGCCTGTTTATCTGGTGTGGTTTGTTAACCACTCAAGTCTCATGGAATTGAAGTTCTCTCGATTGCTATCGGGTGATGTTTTGTCTTCTCTCATTTAGATTTTTCTTTTCATTAAAATTCTCGTTTAAAACGTCTTTAATAAAGGGCTTAAACCTGAATGTAATACAGCATATCATCGTTAGATACTAATTTTCTCaatttaaatatatatgtataaaatataaataacatattGCCTAAAATCTGTCTTGTCTTCTTTGGCTTGTTGGAAAAAAAAGTCCTCATGGCTTTAGAGGGGAATGACTATTTACCATGGCGTTTAGAGGGAGCTTGTTAGGTGGTGGCGACAGTCTTCTCGGAGAGCTGAGAACTGACTGCTCCATGACCTCATAGCCTGCCTGATAGTCAAATGGCATGTAGTGCTTGTAACAATCATGCCATAATCCAGCAGCCAAACTGCTCTCAGTGCAGTTTAAGCTCTGTTTGTCGAGTGATTCAATGAGAAGCCCAGAAAATTCTGAGAAGGTATTTTGTTTTCCTTGTGCAGATCTTAACATTAGTGATTAagtcagcgtcgtccgggttagggagggtttggccggtagggatgtccttgtctcatcgcgcaccagtgactcctgtggcgggccgggcgcagttcACGCTAACCAAgatcgccaggtgcacggtgtttcctccgaaatattggtgcggctggcttccgggttggatgcgtgctgtgttaagaagcagtgcggttgggttgtgtttcggaggacgcatgaccttcGTATCtctcgagcccgtacgggagttgtagcgacgagacaagatagtaactactaataattggatactacgaaaagGGGGTCAAATTGTTTTTAAAAAGCATTCAGAAAGAAATGCACCAAGCATTTCGGAAAGCTATTTGAATCATTCTGAAGATGCCATGTTCATAGCTGTcctttcatttatttattcaacATCTTACATTCATACGTTTCTGATGAAGTATCAAGATGCCCTCAACTAAGCCTGTGGTGTCTTGACataaagtcaaataaaataaagattCTAGGGATGGTTTGTCACATTTTCCAATCCCATTCCCTGAAGCAATACATGATGTATGAAGCTTAACTTGTCTAACAAgtgcaatttttttattttttattatggaGTATTActgtccctctccccacaggtaTATTAAAACAGTTAGTTAAATGCCCCTAAATCCCTACGATACACCATCTAGCCCCAAATCCTCCGATACACCATCCAGCCCCAAATCCTCCGATACACCATCTAGCCCCAAATCCTCCGATACACCATCCAGCCCAAATCCCGCTCACTACAGCCCCTGGCTAATCTCCACTGTACAGTTCCCATGGTAACTGCAGAGGGCTGCAGCCTGGCCCTTGCTGTGATTATGACCTGCTGTTGAACTTTGACCTCTGTCTGGGAGAAGTTTCAGTGCTATTGAGTTTTTACTGAGACTTcacagaaaatatatatttttaatcccattgagaaacTTGGAAGGTTTAGCGTTTGTACGTTGATACTTGTGATTTTTGTGATAAACTATTACCATCTGCAACATTGACTCATTTATCAGACCATTATAAACTTGTGGTAGTTATACATCTTAAGAATTTTCTTACTAAAATTATGTCAAGGCTATTGACTGGGGTCAACCAACCCTAATGGTCCAAGCTGGGGGGGATTCAGCCCCTACATGGCAAAAAAATTGTACAACATCTTCAGAAAAATGAGTATTGATTGCTTAAAACCTACGACATTAAGCTGAGGAAATGGCTCCCAGTCTGATTGTCTGTCATCAGGACTGATGTCCATCCGGCTTCTATCACTGGCAGGTCGGCAACCAAAGACTCATGGAGTGGAGGAAGAAGAAAGGGGTATCGATTAAGCTAGATGCCAGTGGGATGTGGCAGGTTAACGCCACTAAGAAAGCAAGATGTACAAGGTCAGGTTGGGGGTGTGATCAGCTGGGAAGCTAGACCACGTTGTCTGTGAACAACATGCAACAAATGCACAGACAACCATTAAGTGGAGTGTTTGGTGTAGAAGTGAGAACTGCTTGTGTGTGACTGCTCTCTTACAGATGGGAGCGATGGCTGGTCCTGATGTTGTAACTTCAAAAGCTGCAGGGCGCTTCCTACTGGCAGACACTTAAACTGGTTGCATGTAGGTGACTGTAGCAGTCTTCTACAAGTCAGTGTTCATACTGAGAACAGAAACTGACATTGTCACATGAGGCTGGTGGGTATTAGGCAGGTTACTCCACACATGCTTTACATCCTCTTGCAGCGGTTTTGAACTCTGTACAGTTGGGATTCCTTCTCCTGGCGTTCTCCTTTTCTACTTTCTTTTTGACTGAGAGGTGCAATAAAATGCTATATTAACTCATTTTCATTTTCTATCTGAGAGTACCTTATTCACACTGCTTGTGTATGAAAAACTGATTCAAATGAACAGAGGTAGAAAAGCTGTTTTGAAAAGCAGCTGTACGTGTTCCATGTTTCATTCTACAAAGTCACATTGTTTCGCTCCACAGGTATTAATAACCTTACTGTTGTGTCAATTAGCCTGCCTTGTCTCTCCAAGGTGGAGTCTGATGAACTACCCTGCATCGGAAACAGAGGTGCATTGTTTCAATAGGGATGGCTGTTATAGGAAATGCATGAACATACTTGAGGAAGATGCCCGTTGGGTTCCCACAAAAGTCAGTTCAATAATATATGTCAAATACATTTCAAAAGAAATAGGCCTAGGgaacaataaaacaaaaaaaagtaatttatttcacctttatttaaccaggtaggctagttgagaacaagttctcatttacaactgcgacctggccaagataaagcatagcagttagacacatacaacagagttacacatggaataaacaaacacagtagaaaaagtatatatacagtgtgttcaaaTGAGGTTGGTTAAGGGaagtaaggcaatacataggccatggtggtgaagtaattacaatatagcaattaaacactggagtgatagatgtgcagaagatgaatgtgcacatagagatactggggtgcaaaggacaagataaataaataaatgcagtatggggaatgaggtagttgaatgggctatttacagatgggctatgtacaggtgcagtgattgtgagctgctctaacagctggtgcttaaagctagtgagggagatatgagtctccagctccagtgatttttgcagttcgttccagtcattagcagcagagaactggaagaaaagacGGCCAAAGGAGGTATTGGCTTTGGGactgatcagtgagatatacctgctagagcgcgtgctacgggtgggtgctgctatggtgaccagtgagctgagatatggCTGGGGCTTTAACTAGCAAAGActttagatgacctggagccagtgggtttggcggcgacgtatgaagcgagggccagccaacgagagcgtacaggtcgcagtggtgggtagtatatggtgctttggtgacaaaacggatggcactgtgatagattgcatccaatttgttgagtagagtgttggaggctattttgtaaatgacttctccgaagtctaggatcggtaggatggtcagttttgagggtatgtttggcagcatgagtgaaggatgctttgttgtgaaataggaagccgatttctagatgtcatt
The genomic region above belongs to Oncorhynchus mykiss isolate Arlee chromosome 3, USDA_OmykA_1.1, whole genome shotgun sequence and contains:
- the LOC110513938 gene encoding pleckstrin homology domain-containing family F member 2, with protein sequence MVDRLANSEANSKRIQVVEGCFGAAGQPLVIPGRVLIGEGVLTKLCRKKPKARQFFLFNDILVYGNIVIQKKKYNKQHIIPLESVTIDTVADEGDLRNGWLIKTPTKSFAVYAATATEKSEWMSHIGKCVGDLLEKSGKAPTGEHAAVWIPDSEATLCMRCQKIKFTPLSRRHHCRKCGYVVCGPCSDKKFLLPSQSSKPVRVCEFCYLQLASAGGGMGLGPRSDSYSRSGSKFNNVSDDEDEEDSSD